GCGTATCGGGTAAGATAAATTGTTGCGGCTGGCTGTATTGTAACGTTCGGGTAGCAAACTCTTGTTTAGGTTTGCTAGCAAAAGAATCAAATAAACCTGCTTGTACATAACCCGGAATGCTGGCGCCAAGTGCCCCTAGCCCTAATGCCTTAACAATGTTTCGACGGTCGTTAAACACAGACTCTGGCGTTACTTGGTTATCAACAACATCCCACGGCTTGCGTCGTTTAATGCCTTTTGAAAATGTATTTTTGTCCGCCATATCTTTTCCCCTAGCTGTCGCAATGTAACTATTAGACAGAGTTATACGCAAAATAATTTCATTTTGATTCAATATTATTCGAACACATTAAAAAAGCGTAAAACTCAGGTTTTATTGTTGCAGCAATAAGTTAGCCATGCGAATCTTATGTGGATATTATTTTAAAAGGTTTTGTTATGCCCTTCACTGTTGATTTTACTCCTCCTCAAATTGCCGCAATGGTGGCGATTGCATTTTTAAGCTTATTAATTGGCGCATTGCTTAATCAAAGGTTAACTCGTCAACGCTGGCAACAACTTAAGTTGCAATATGAAACGGAAGCAACCCAAAAAATTACTGAATTACAGCAAGCAATGGCACAGCTACAAGAGTCGTTAGATGATAAGCAAGACAGCCTGCATCATTTGCAAGCTAAACATGAAATTCAAATTGGCCAACTTGCTAGAGCACAGGCATTAATTGAGCGTATTCCACAGTTAGAACAGCGCTTAGAAGACAGTCAGCGAAAAATACTCGAGTCGCAACTTAATTTATCCAAATCAAATGCGATGCAACAAACCTTAATCGCAACAAATCAAGCTGAACAACAAGCCTTACAAGATAAAATTCAATTACTGGAAACCGCTGAAGAACGTTTGAAACTGCAATTTGAAAATTTAGCCAACCGAATTTTTGAAGAGCGCAGTGAAAACTTCAAACAGCAAAACGTCTCCCAAATAGATGGTGTACTTGGGCCACTCAAACAACAACTAGAAGGCTTTAGAAAACAAATTCAAGACTCATACAACCATGAACAATCAGAGCGCAGCGCACTGAAACATCAATTAAATCATTTACGTGAGCTGAATTTAAAAATGAGCCAAGATGCCATTAACCTGACTAAAGCGTTAAAAGGCGATAACAAACAACAAGGCAACTGGGGCGAAGTGATCTTAGATCGAGTGCTACAAGAAAGTGGCCTTCGTGAGGGCCATGAGTACCACACCCAACAAGATTTAAAAAATGATGACGGCAAACGCTTTAAACCCGATGTGATAGTGCATTTGCCTGAAAATAAAGATGTGGTAATTGATGCCAAAATGTCACTGGTTGCGTACGAGCGCTACTTTAACAGTGACGATCCTCAAGAGCGCGACCAAGCATTAAAAGATCATGCTTTATCACTGCGCCAGCACATCAAAGGCCTCAGCCAAAAGGACTATCATCAATTACACGGTCTTAAAAGCTTAGATTATGTGCTAATGTTTATTCCTGTTGAGCCTGCATTTTTACTGGCGATTGAATATGATCCTAGTTTAATCAACTTTGCCCTAGAGCAAAATATCATGCTGGTAAGTCCAACTAATTTGTTAGTGGCATTAAGAACCATTAACAATATTTGGCGCTACGAATATCAAAATCAGCATGCACAAACTATCGCCAACCAAGCAGCAAAAATTTACGATAAATTATGCGGGTATCTTGATGACATGGACAAATTAGGTCGGGCTCTTGAAACGGCTGACAAAAGCTATCAACAAGCAATGGGTAAATTAAGTACCGGCAAAGGCAATTTGATACGCCAAGCGCATCAGTTACAAAGTTTAGGCGTCAATACCAGTAAGCAGCTAGATAAAAACATACTCAACCGTGCACTTGATGAATCCCTTGATAAAGCAGATTAAAAATAAGGTAGGTTTAATCCAAACATCATATAACTAACACATTACAGATAAGCAGCAAAACAAACAAAATCGCAAACGATGTACTGAGGCGGAGACTCTCATTTAAATGCGTAATTATCGAATTGATTATTCAGTGTTTCATCAGCTATTAACAGGCTTAATGCTTATTGGATGTAGCCTGTTTTGTGCAAATTTTGCTTTTGCGTTAACCTCGCAGCAGCAAACCTATCTTGATGCAAAAAAAGCCCTAGATAGTAAAAAAATGGCTGAATACCAGCAATTGCGTGCAAAACTGAATGATTATCCGCTCACAGTTTATCTTGATTATCATCATAATATTGACGCTATTATTGCAATGTCCGGCTCAAAAGCGCTTTCGGCCCTGCAGCAATTTAACACCACACCTTTATATAACTCAGGTCGTTTTCGTTATTTAATGCGCGCCGGAGAGCAGCTGCGTTGGCAAGACTTTTTAACCGTATCACCCGACACGCCAAACGATACTCGTTTGCAATGTTTTTATTACCGCTCACAACTCGCAACCGGCAATAAACAAATCGCCTACGAGGGCACCGAAAAGCTATGGTTATATGGCAAATCCAGGCCCAAAGAGTGTGATCCATTGTTTAGCCAATGGACAAAAGAAGGCAAACGTACCCAAGAGCTTATTTGGGCCAGAATGCTATTAAGCTTTAATGCGGGTCAATCTAGTCTATTAAGTTATTTAAGCAATAAAATCACCAAGCACAGTCAACAAGCTGAATTGCTAATGAAGGTATATCGCGATCCGAATACCTTACGCCACACTAAACAATTTCGCAGTTCAAAGCCTATCATTGCTGACATTGTTAATGTCGGCCTAAGAAAGCTCGCTCGTAAAGATTTAAAACAGGCCGTAAAACTGTATAACAAATATCAAAAAGCTGGTCGCTTTACCCAAGATGAAGCAAGTCAGCTTAATCACTATTTAGTTAGACGAGTATTAATTTTCCAGATTGATGAGTTAAAAGATCATACTGATACTATGTTGCCACACTTAGCTGATGATGATTTATATGAGATGCGTTTACGCTGGGCTATTCGTCAGCAAGATTTTAACAGCGTAGAAACGTATCTTGGCTTACTCAGTGACCAAGCTAAAAACAGTGCCCGCTGGCAATACTGGCAAGCCCGTATAACCGCAAGTAAAGATAGCGATAACGCTAAACAGCAACATCAATTGCTCGCCAAGCAACGTAACTTTTATGGTTTTACTGCCGCTGAAATCATTAATATGCCAATAGCATTAAACGATGATAATTTAACCTCAAATCCAACATTACGAGCCAAATTACAGGACGATCCAGGCTTAGCAAGGGTTATCGAGCTGCGGGCAATCGACAAAATCATCGATTCACGAAGTGAATGGGTACATTTAATGCGACGCCACGGGACTGAATTACAAGCTGAATACGGACTTTATGCTCTGGAGCAAGGCTGGTATGACTTAAGTGTAGAATCTAGCATTCAGGCCAAGCAATGGGATGCACTGACATTACGTTTTCCTAACGCAGCCGAGCAAGAATTTAGTCAAGCCAGTAAAAAATATCAGGTTAACATTGACGAAATACGTGCTATTTCACGCCGCGAAAGTGCATTTTATCCTTATGCGACATCGGGTGTCGGGGCACGCGGCTTAATGCAACTCATGCCCGCCACCGCAAAACAAACCGCTAAAAAGAACAACATTCCATTTAACAACGTAAAAGACTTATATCAACCTAAAGTGAACGTGATGTTGGGCAGTGCATACTATGCTCAGTTATTAAAGCAATTTGATAATAACCGAGTGTTAGCGACTGCGGCCTATAATGCAGGACCAAGCAACGTGAAACGCTGGTTGGCGGTATCCAAAGGTAATTTAGATGCCATGAGTTTTATTGAAAGTATTCCATTTACTGAAACCCGTGAATACGTGCAAGCGGTATTTAGTTATCGCATGATATACCAACAACAAAACAAGGTTAATGCCAAGCAACCTATGTTTAGCCCTGTTGAGTTTAATTACGCATATTAAGTTTTGATAGTGTATCAATTCAAACTCTTAGCTTAATAGCTATGGGGATAACAATAATAACAAGGAGCTTTCGTGTCAGAACATGCCATAAGTCAATTAATTAACCAATTGCAGCAAGTGTTGTTAGGTAAGCCACAACAAATCAAACTCGCGGTTGCCTGCATTCTTGCCAAAGGTCACTTATTAATTGAAGATCTTCCCGGCATGGGCAAAACCAGTTTATCTCATGGTATTGCCAGTAGTTTAGGTATGAGCTACCAGCGGATACAATTTACCAGTGACATGCTGCCCGCTGATATTCTAGGTGTTTCTATCTATAACAAGGCACAGCAACAATTTGAGTTTCATCAAGGGCCCATATTTAACCAAATGCTATTAGCCGATGAGATCAACCGTGCCAGCCCAAAAACCCAATCAGCATTACTTGAGGCCATGGCAGAACAGCAAATTACCCAAGATGGCCATACCTATAAATTACCTAATCCATTTTTTGTAATTGCCACCCAAAACCCACAAGACCAATCAGGCACCTTCCCTTTACCAGAATCACAGCTCGACCGTTTTATGATGCGTATTTCGATAGGTTATCCCAGCCTTGAAGCTGAAATGCAAATGCTAAAAACCCAGCAGCAAGGTCAAGCAAGAGTTGAATTGACTCAATGCTTAACACCAACCCAGCTTAGCCAACTTCAACAACAAGTGGCGAACGTGTCAGCGTCGGATGCGGTATTAAAATACTTATTAGCTCTAGTGGAGTTTTCACGCCAACAAGGCCAAACCACCGGGCTATCGCCAAGAGCTAGTATCGCCTTACTGCATGCAGCGAAAGCATGGGCCATGATTGAGCAGCGTCACTATCTAGTGCCAGAAGATATTCAAGCGGTATTTCATGCCGTAGCTGAACACCGAATTAGTGCCCATGGGCTGTATCAGGGTAAAGCCGTATCAGATATTATTTTAGCCAGTGTTAACCCGATCCTATAAGGGTATACGCATGTTTGCTTTATTCAAAAAAAAGTCATCCACCAGCCAAGATAGCTACC
This Shewanella aestuarii DNA region includes the following protein-coding sequences:
- the rmuC gene encoding DNA recombination protein RmuC, with product MPFTVDFTPPQIAAMVAIAFLSLLIGALLNQRLTRQRWQQLKLQYETEATQKITELQQAMAQLQESLDDKQDSLHHLQAKHEIQIGQLARAQALIERIPQLEQRLEDSQRKILESQLNLSKSNAMQQTLIATNQAEQQALQDKIQLLETAEERLKLQFENLANRIFEERSENFKQQNVSQIDGVLGPLKQQLEGFRKQIQDSYNHEQSERSALKHQLNHLRELNLKMSQDAINLTKALKGDNKQQGNWGEVILDRVLQESGLREGHEYHTQQDLKNDDGKRFKPDVIVHLPENKDVVIDAKMSLVAYERYFNSDDPQERDQALKDHALSLRQHIKGLSQKDYHQLHGLKSLDYVLMFIPVEPAFLLAIEYDPSLINFALEQNIMLVSPTNLLVALRTINNIWRYEYQNQHAQTIANQAAKIYDKLCGYLDDMDKLGRALETADKSYQQAMGKLSTGKGNLIRQAHQLQSLGVNTSKQLDKNILNRALDESLDKAD
- a CDS encoding transglycosylase SLT domain-containing protein, with product MRNYRIDYSVFHQLLTGLMLIGCSLFCANFAFALTSQQQTYLDAKKALDSKKMAEYQQLRAKLNDYPLTVYLDYHHNIDAIIAMSGSKALSALQQFNTTPLYNSGRFRYLMRAGEQLRWQDFLTVSPDTPNDTRLQCFYYRSQLATGNKQIAYEGTEKLWLYGKSRPKECDPLFSQWTKEGKRTQELIWARMLLSFNAGQSSLLSYLSNKITKHSQQAELLMKVYRDPNTLRHTKQFRSSKPIIADIVNVGLRKLARKDLKQAVKLYNKYQKAGRFTQDEASQLNHYLVRRVLIFQIDELKDHTDTMLPHLADDDLYEMRLRWAIRQQDFNSVETYLGLLSDQAKNSARWQYWQARITASKDSDNAKQQHQLLAKQRNFYGFTAAEIINMPIALNDDNLTSNPTLRAKLQDDPGLARVIELRAIDKIIDSRSEWVHLMRRHGTELQAEYGLYALEQGWYDLSVESSIQAKQWDALTLRFPNAAEQEFSQASKKYQVNIDEIRAISRRESAFYPYATSGVGARGLMQLMPATAKQTAKKNNIPFNNVKDLYQPKVNVMLGSAYYAQLLKQFDNNRVLATAAYNAGPSNVKRWLAVSKGNLDAMSFIESIPFTETREYVQAVFSYRMIYQQQNKVNAKQPMFSPVEFNYAY
- a CDS encoding AAA family ATPase codes for the protein MSEHAISQLINQLQQVLLGKPQQIKLAVACILAKGHLLIEDLPGMGKTSLSHGIASSLGMSYQRIQFTSDMLPADILGVSIYNKAQQQFEFHQGPIFNQMLLADEINRASPKTQSALLEAMAEQQITQDGHTYKLPNPFFVIATQNPQDQSGTFPLPESQLDRFMMRISIGYPSLEAEMQMLKTQQQGQARVELTQCLTPTQLSQLQQQVANVSASDAVLKYLLALVEFSRQQGQTTGLSPRASIALLHAAKAWAMIEQRHYLVPEDIQAVFHAVAEHRISAHGLYQGKAVSDIILASVNPIL